Below is a genomic region from Streptomyces roseoviridis.
CGACTTCCCGCACGGCTTCGACGACCGCGCGGTGACGCAGCTGCGCTACCTGGCCGACGAGGGCCCGTCGGTCGGCACCCACCTTCTGATGGTGGCCGACCGGGCGGACGCGGCGGCGTACGGGCCGGTCCTCGATCCGCTGTGGCGCTCGCTGACCCGGCTCACCCCGGTGCCCGACGACCACCTCGCCGACCCGTGGGTCGGCCACGCCTGGACGTACGAGCCGCCGGTCTTCCCGGCGGGGAGCGGGGTGCTGCGGCAGGTCCTCGCGCAGGTGGCGGACGCGCGCGGGCAATGGGGGCACGACCGCCTCTGACCTGCCGTTTTGGCTCTGCTTTACCCTTCTCTTTACCTTTCCTTGGTTCTTCGGGTACTGTTCTGAGCACGGAGGGGAGTACTCCCCATGAGCGGCGCACCCGTCAGTACGGACAGGTCGGACACCTGATCCCGGGGCGTCGGCCCGGTCGTCCCCCGGGTGGAAGAGACCTCCGGCAACGACGAGGCTGTTGGACAGCCGTACGACGCCGGAGGCGCAGTGGACGTTTCGACAACTCTGTGGGTGCTGACCATTCTCGGTCTGAGCGCCCTGATCGCCATCGACTTCTTCATCGGGCGCAAGCCCCATGACGTGTCGGTGAAGGAAGCCGGAATCTGGACGGTCGTCTGGATCGTCCTGGCCGTGCTGTTCGGCCTCGGCCTGCTGGTGTTCGGCAACAGCCAGGCCTCCGGAGAGTTCTTCGCCGGCTTCATCACCGAGAAGTCGCTCAGTGTGGACAACCTCTTCGTCTTCGTCCTGATCATGGCGAAGTTCTCGGTGCCGTCCCACCTCCAGCAGCGCGTGCTGCTCATCGGTGTGCTGATCGCCCTGGTGCTCCGCGCGGTCTTCATCGCCGCGGGCGCCGCGATCATCGCCAGCTTCTCCTGGGTCTTCTACCTGTTCGGCGCGTTCCTGATCTACACCGCCTGGAAGCTCATCCAGGAGGCGCGCTCCGGCGAGGAGGAAGAGGAGTTCGAGGAGAACCGTCTCCTCAAGTCCGTCGAGAAGAAGTTCGGCGTCGCCGACCGCTACCACGGCACGAAGCTCTTCATCCGCAACAACGGCAAGCGCGTCCTGACCCCGCTCATGGTCGTCATGCTGGCGATCGGCACCACCGACGTCCTGTTCGCCCTCGACTCCATCCCGGCGATCTTCGGCCTCACGCAGGACCCGTACATCGTCTTCACCGCCAACGCCTTCGCCCTCATGGGGCTGCGGCAGCTGTACTTCCTGATCGGCGGCCTGCTCAAGAAGCTGGTCCACCTCAGCTACGGCCTGTCGGTGATCCTCGGCTTCATCGGCGTGAAGCTGGTCCTGCACGCTCTGCACGAGTCCGGGGTGCACGTCCCGGAGATCTCCATCCCGTTCTCCCTCGCGGTCATCTGCGGCGTCCTGATCATCACCACGATCACCAGCCTCATCGCGTCGAAGAAGCAGACGGAGCGCGAGGCGGCCGAGAAGGCCGCGGAGGGCGACCGCGAGGGCGTCGAGGCCTGACCGCGGCCTGACCCGCCGGGACACCCGCAGGGGCCGGTGCGGACGGCACACCGCCGCCCGCACCGGCCCCTGCCGCATGCCCCCCTACGCGGGCACCCTCTCCGGCTCCGGCTTGTCCGCTCGGGCCGGCAAGGTCTCCGGCAGGAGCGCGAAGCAGCCGAGGCTCACCAGGGCCACGACCGTCAGATAGGCCGCCACGCCCCACGGCGGGCCGGAGCCGCCCTCGGAGACCGCCGTCGCCACGATGGGCGTCACGGCGCCCCCCAGCACCCCCGCGAGGTTGTAGCCGACCGCCGCGCCGGTGCAGCGCACCCGCGGCTCGTACAGCTCGGGCAGATACGCGGCGACCACCGCGAACATCGTGATGAAGGCCAGCATCGAGCCGAGGAAGCCGAGGAACATCAGCAGCGGCCGCGCGGTGTGCAGCAGCCCCACCATCGGGAACATCCACAGCGCCGAGGCCGCGCAGCCGGCCAGGCACAGCGTCCGTCGGCCGAAGCGGTCGGCGAGCATCGCGGCGAACGGCGTCAACGCCCCCTTGATCGCCACCGCGGCCATGACGCAGCTGAGCATCACCGGACTGGACACGCCGAGGCGCTCGGTTCCGTAGGCCAGCGCCCAGGTGGAGACCGTGTAGAAGACGGCGT
It encodes:
- a CDS encoding TerC family protein codes for the protein MDVSTTLWVLTILGLSALIAIDFFIGRKPHDVSVKEAGIWTVVWIVLAVLFGLGLLVFGNSQASGEFFAGFITEKSLSVDNLFVFVLIMAKFSVPSHLQQRVLLIGVLIALVLRAVFIAAGAAIIASFSWVFYLFGAFLIYTAWKLIQEARSGEEEEEFEENRLLKSVEKKFGVADRYHGTKLFIRNNGKRVLTPLMVVMLAIGTTDVLFALDSIPAIFGLTQDPYIVFTANAFALMGLRQLYFLIGGLLKKLVHLSYGLSVILGFIGVKLVLHALHESGVHVPEISIPFSLAVICGVLIITTITSLIASKKQTEREAAEKAAEGDREGVEA